From one Plasmodium malariae genome assembly, chromosome: 12 genomic stretch:
- the DER1-1 gene encoding derlin-1, putative, with translation MVQLGELLNTIPLITRLYLILSSILMVLCSLDIISPLNLYLNWNLVLSEHQYWRLITCFLYFGSFGLHFFWDAYVLIYYCSSLEDVTFRNNSADFLWMIIVSCLMLLAVSYVFGGVYFYSSCIINVITYVWSKNNSSTRLTIFFFTIRASYLPWVLTLLSLIVDYNSNDNFFGILVGHVYFFFTNVFPLMPIAKNTQIFKTPQVLKWLLKQEN, from the exons atggttCAACTAGGTGAGCTATTAAACACTATTCCCTTAATTACTCGCTTATATCTTATTCTTTCATCAATTTTAATGGTCTTATGCTCGCTTGATATTATATCTCCTTTGAATTTGTATTTGAATTGGAACTTGGTATTGTCAGAGCATCAG TACTGGAGACTCATTACCTGTTTTTTGTATTTCGGATCTTTTGGGTTACACTTTTTTTGGGATGCCTATGTTCT aATTTACTACTGCAGTTCTTTAGAGGATGTAACGTTCAGGAACAACTCTGCAGACTTTTTATGGATGATTATTGTTTCCTGTTTAATGTTATtg GCTGTATCGTATGTATTCGGAGGTGTATATTTCTACAGTAGTTgcataataaatgtaatcaCATATGTTTGGAGCAAGAACAACTCCTCAACAAGattaactatttttttttttactattagaGCTTCCTACTTACCATg GGTATTAACATTATTGTCATTAATTGTTGATTATAATtctaatgataattttttcgGTATACTAGTTGGGcatgtgtattttttttttacgaatGTTTTTCCCCTGATGCCAATAGCAAAGAATACgcaaatatttaaaacacCACAAGTTTT gaaATGGTTGTTGAAACAGGAAAATTAG
- the PmUG01_12048300 gene encoding aminophospholipid transporter, putative, translated as MNPNTKDIAVQIQKERKKNEYKIAKELKNIIYTIKKKASNFKIYVKSDRRNCLYYDDDKLSGKNKKNIYIAALFSPILSFLCKKMEWVISILFKFVCFFYISKNKRSKGEQKRVSKELGKNKAILKKNNFDRCIFLNKPTDNLSNKHIIEICKNYLANTVHCIHNIEDYNTTTNYKECNEIKKTKETFVKKINNLKAFNPTNNLYISDESLIKKIMITEKDEEPYLHNKKEKIAEKNNIHQINIYDQQFVKAYYTKNYSSFKNNNNISTHSTIRSGPINNNNDHICAQYKSRHHFIFQVLLNRFKNLYFLILSISFLLQQIHIFRSNNYLFVAASFYTLFILSAFKEIHNIAKKLISQKGLNGKKYKRVGDILYLEEGEETPADMILLKSGKDEKKVFVSSRSLDGNTDLKIKKCLKLTSHLPNIYDIFRLKIKVMIERPHKYFNKMNGLLIFLNYSEFVHNIYNDLISLQKTFYKNMSSENDYYNEIFNYLIEDTYIERAYACLDFLIRNSLKFFERKEQLNNCSISRCDTLCSDIMKNSSEEEEEEKHGKYHSSCMRNSTSNMCCEEGAEINCRRNNVNETCDDKVKPKLNNSSFDNNFYVDCIKRLYSYSICNKRKEDHSIKYEEKIGIENMLWCSSTIIRGNIYGLVTYTGCDKKTSITISNKNTIPLIENNVKCKFNMFLIIIFSLSMILCLLEEHIFEKNTFVIFLNYFFLLFSYIPYVNNVYTFIMSRRLYNNILTTNYKMEKAEILNYDIIDEFCNTSFLLCAKTGTLTKDNLKLKRLHFLFDEFVLDGSSNYDILFFKAFLELVDFSLFMTPSISDSTKNELILRNANKKFYIENMKKNCNSNSISKGKNNNNTKWQKKHEQNKRVLQKILSYTREEINKIFLTFLCILFCNSTTITNRKKKKVSCKPQNRRSSFFYSKIIEENLLINFLKYNGMHVLHTDASNVVIGIYNSMDKQNKIKNTKKKKVYADFNKYDYKTIKKLHNNKNSQRGRKKYMYFKNSLQKENIFKFSNVADKVGMGVFKCRDFGVREYMDLDSGNDSCTSRKERSTSSSSGRSSKTERYPRNNDQYCTHYKGDEGSRNNNIKMYNFEILDHVQFDYHNQMVCSLISYNGKIFNLIKSPYEKIIVSLTKIEDKKKLAKICKPYFMHGHRILVFAYKEITQDEYDIYVKKNSNQISKKEYFKNIFNKNMKILSIITFKEEIQENAKKCIDIFKKANIKTWVLSGDSKENIISVTTTLNLVNANNFFCYLNKKKLIYMLSDNEELYRTLSNNRVCSNISCYDSQLSSSLDRGLIIRRKTSDMGRINVGSNYCNSTYRMIKPDKKTKKIALVQSNSYLKTVTSPSVYATNKCSTNSACMISCITINGTNFFLNNIGHGSTISRNSSGSSSTAEKMKTPFITENMECTKEEIRSIFEKGATVDNMTKRKIFNSSSKKCIHEEQVEKLRDVLKMMLCKFNHAFTRGGIKWAEKGDEKMAVKWATKQAAKTAEKRGKKRSLQTEPNERYAADTENVVYIVKGDILDYYLKYEEKEFIKALQNSRCVLFYRCNAIQKGMVARCLKNNTTFGICSIGNNVKDFNMFNESDISIIINNSNNNICNLYAHIKISCFEDLATIFFLYGNKIYINFNSFLKTIYYRGSSLMFLQFYFSYFFKSRLSIFSNILLLWYFLLFSTISVITIELLQNNDINYPTHSSHINVLRKNAMIYKHLKQYFFSLKGFFKVLCVSLYQASLLFLLSYYFILDLNYEIYALTTLFLTHLLQSLFLLNNSGSNFIILVVLYVLFVVCYFIILVILNEFHFIYFYINSTFFINVIITTIILNLPSIAFYLYKKCTSEASLLKHINSFQSLSSKNHHIFNIDSCNFSLENFQYNMKNENIFSRCFRVFSKK; from the exons atgaatCCAAATACTAAAGACATAGCAGTGCAAATACaaaaagagagaaaaaagaatgaatataaaattgcaaaagagctgaagaatattatatatacgattaaaaaaaaagctagtaatttcaaaatatatgttaaatcgGATAGAAgaaattgtttatattatgaTGATGACAAACTGTcaggtaaaaataaaaagaatatttatatagcTGCACTGTTCTCTCCTATTTTGTCCTTTTTATGTAAGAAAATGGAATGGGTTATCAGTATCCTATTCaaatttgtttgttttttctatatttcgAAAAACAAAAGGTCTAAAGGGGAACAAAAACGTGTGTCGAAAGaattaggaaaaaataaagctattttaaaaaaaaacaattttgaTCGTTGTATCTTTTTGAATAAACCTACAGACAATTTatcaaataaacatataattgaaatttgcaaaaattatttagcGAATACTGTACATTGTATTCATAATATAGAAGATTATAATACTACAACGAATTATAAGGAGTgcaatgaaataaaaaaaacaaaagaaacatttgttaaaaaaataaacaatttgAAAGCATTTAACCCTACAAATAATCTATACATAAGTGATGAATCtttgataaaaaagattatgatTACTGAAAAAGATGAAGAGCCTTATTTACAtaacaaaaaagagaaaattgcagagaaaaataatatacatcaaataaatatatatgaccAACAGTTTGTCAAAGcgtattatacaaaaaattactcaagttttaaaaacaataataacattaGCACTCATAGTACTATTCGTAGTGGTCctattaacaataataatgatcACATTTGCGCTCAGTATAAAAGTAGACACCATTTCATATTTCAAGTCCTTCTCAACAGATTTAAAAACTTATACTTTCTCATTCTATCCATATCCTTCCTATTACAACAAATACACATTTTTAGATCgaacaattatttatttgtcgCCGCAAGTTTCTATACCTTGTTTATTTTGTCCGCTTTCAAGGAAATTCATAATATAGCTAAAAAACTGATAAGTCAAAAAGGCTTAAATGGAAAGAAGTACAAAAGG GTAGGAGACATTTTGTACCTAGAAGAAGGAGAAGAAACACCTGCAGATATGATTTTGCTAAAAAGTGGTAAGGACGAAAAGAAGGTGTTTGTGTCTTCCAGAAGCTTAGATGGAAATAcagatttaaaaataaaaaaatgtttaaagtTAACAAGCCATTTACcgaatatatatgatatctTTAGActcaaaataaaagtaatgaTTGAAAGAcctcataaatattttaacaaaatgaaTGGCTTATTGATTTTTCTAAACTACAGCGAATTTGttcataacatatataacgACTTAATATCATTGCAAAAGAcgttttacaaaaatatgagTAGCGAAAATGATTATTAcaatgaaatttttaattatttgatTGAAGATACATATATTGAAAGAGCATATGCTTGTTTGGACTTTTTGATAAGGAACTCActcaaattttttgaaagaaAGGAGCAGTTGAACAATTGCAGTATATCTCGATGCGATACCTTATGTTCTGATATCATGAAAAATTCGTCTGAAGAGGAAGAGGAAGAGAAACATGGTAAATATCACTCAAGCTGTATGAGGAATAGTACTAGTAACATGTGTTGTGAAGAAGGGGCAGAAATAAATTGTCGAAGGAACAATGTTAATGAAACTTGTGATGATAAGGTTAAAcctaaattaaataatagcagttttgataataatttttatgtggACTGTATTAAGAGGCTTTATTCCTACAGCATATGTAATAAGAGGAAAGAAGATCattcaataaaatatgaagaaaaaataggaatAGAAAATATGTTATGGTGTAGCAGTACAATTATAAGGGGAAATATATATGGCTTAGTTACCTACACAGGATGTGATAAAAAAACAAGTATCACaattagtaataaaaatactattccattaattgaaaataatgtgaaatgtaaatttaacatgtttttaataattatattttctcttaGTATGATCTTATGTTTATTGGAAGAGCACATATTTGAAAAGAATACCTTTGTTATATTTCTTAACTAtttcttcttattattttcatatattccttatgttaataatgtttatacatttataatgaGCAGAcgtttgtataataatatattaaccaCAAATTACAAAATGGAAAAGGCAGAAATTTTGAACTACGACATCATTGATGAATTTTGTAACACCTCTTTTCTCTTATGTGCCAAAACAGGGACCTTAACTAAAGACAATTTAAAGCTAAAGAgacttcattttttattcgaCGAATTTGTATTAGATGGAAGTAgtaattatgatatattgttttttaagGCTTTTTTAGAGTTAGTAGATTTCAGCCTATTTATGACCCCATCTATTAGTGATAGCACCAAGAACGAGCTAATTTTGAGAAATgcgaacaaaaaattttacattgagaatatgaagaaaaattgCAATAGCAATAGCATTagcaaaggaaaaaataacaataatactAAATGGCAAAAGAAACATGAGCAAAACAAAAGAGTgcttcaaaaaatattaagttacACTagagaagaaataaataaaatttttttaacattctTATGCATACTCTTTTGTAACAGTACAACAATAACAAAtaggaaaaagaagaaagtgTCTTGTAAGCCTCAGAACAGGCGTAGCTCCTTTTTTTACTCTAAAATAATTGAAGAAAATTTgctaataaattttttgaaatataacgGTATGCATGTTCTACATACAGATGCATCTAACGTGGTTATAGGGATTTACAATTCTATGgataagcaaaataaaattaaaaacacaaaaaaaaaaaaggtatatgCTGATTTTAATAAGTATGACTATaagacaataaaaaaattgcataataataaaaatagtcaGAGGGGaaggaaaaaatacatgtatttCAAAAACTCGTTGCAAAAGGAGAACATTTTCAAGTTTTCAAACGTAGCAGACAAAGTTGGCATGGGGGTATTTAAGTGTAGGGATTTCGGGGTAAGGGAATATATGGATCTTGACTCTGGCAATGATTCATGTACTTCGAGGAAAGAAAGAAGTACAAGTAGTAGCAGCGGTAGAAGTAGTAAGACTGAAAGATACCCCAGAAATAATGATCAGTATTGTACACATTACAAAGGGGACGAAGGAAgcagaaataataatataaaaatgtataattttgaaatattagaTCACGTACAATTCGATTATCACAACCAAATGGTGTGCTCCCTTATATCTTATAAcggtaaaatttttaatttgataaaaagtccttatgaaaaaattattgtttcTTTGACAAAGAtagaagataaaaaaaaattagcaaaAATATGCAAACCTTATTTTATGCATGGGCATCGTATATTAGTCTTTGCTTATAAAGAAATTACACAAGAcgaatatgatatatatgtaaaaaagaatagtaaccaaattagtaaaaaagaatattttaaaaatatatttaacaagaatatgaaaatattatccATTATAACTTTTAAGGAAGAGATTCaagaaaatgcaaaaaaatgtatagatatatttaaaaaggcAAATATTAAAACGTGGGTTTTGTCTGGTGATAGtaaggaaaatattatatccGTCACGACTACACTGAACTTAGTTAatgcaaataattttttttgctatttaaataaaaaaaagttaatatatatgttaagtGATAATGAAGAATTGTATAGAACACTTTCTAATAATCGCGTATGCAGCAATATAAGTTGCTATGACTCACAATTAAGCTCTTCACTTGATAGAGGACtaataataagaagaaaaacgTCTGATATGGGAAGAATAAATGTGGGATCTAACTATTGTAATAGTACTTATAGGATGATAAAGCCAgataaaaaaacgaaaaaaattgCATTGGTTCAATCTAATTCATATCTAAAAACGGTTACTTCCCCCTCCGTATACGCTACCAATAAGTGCAGTACCAATTCCGCATGTATGATATCTTGCATTACAATTAATGGAACTAacttctttttaaataatattggTCATGGTAGCACCATTAGCCGTAACAGCAGTGGCAGCAGCAGTACTGCAGAGAAAATGAAAACGCCCTTTATAACTGAAAACATGGAATGTACAAAGGAGGAAATAAGAAGCATTTTTGAAAAAGGTGCTACGGTTGACAATATGACGAAACGGAAAATATTTAACAGTAGCTCAAAAAAATGCATTCACGAGGAGCAGGTGGAAAAATTGCGCGATGTATTAAAGATGATGCTATGCAAATTTAATCATGCATTCACACGGGGAGGAATAAAATGGGCCGAAAAAGGGGATGAAAAAATGGCCGTAAAATGGGCCACAAAACAAGCAGCAAAAACGGCTGAgaaaagggggaaaaaacGTAGTCTACAAACGGAGCCGAATGAGAGATATGCTGCTGACACAGAGAACGTCGTGTATATAGTTAAGGGCGATATATTggattattatttaaaatatgaagaaaaggAATTTATAAAAGCCTTACAAAATTCAAGGtgtgttttattttaccgATGCAATGCTATTCAAAAGGGTATGGTTGCAAggtgtttaaaaaataatacaacatTTGGTATATGCTCAATCGGTAACAATGTGAAGGActttaatatgtttaatgAATCTGATATAtccataataattaataattcaaataataatatatgtaatttatatgcTCATATAAAGATATCATGTTTCGAAGACTTAGCAacgatattttttttgtatggtaataaaatttatataaattttaattcctTTCTTAAGACTATTTATTATAGAGGATCATCCTTAATGTTTTTACAGTTTTATTTctcttacttttttaaatctcgattatccattttttcgaatattttgttattatggtattttcttttattttctactATTTCGGTTATAACAATTGAActattacaaaataatgatataaattacCCTACTCACAGCAGTCATATAAATGTGTTAAGAAAGAATGCAATGatttataaacatttaaagcaatattttttttctttaaaaggATTTTTTAAAGTACTATGTGTATCTTTATATCAAGCCTCCTTACTATTTCTTTTAAGTTACTATTTCATTTTAGActtaaattatgaaatatatgcattaacAACATTATTTCTTACGCATTTGTTACAgtctttgtttttattaaacaatAGTGGctctaattttattatacttgtAGTATTATATGTGCTATTTGTggtttgttattttataattttagttATCTTAAAtgaatttcattttatctaCTTCTACATAAATTCTACTTTctttataaatgttataattacTACCATTATTCTTAACCTCCCATCTAttgctttttatttgtataaaaaatgtacgaGCGAAGCATCCCTACTAAAgcatataaattcttttcaAAGTTTATCATCTAAAAACcatcatatttttaacattgaTTCTTGTAATTTCTCCCttgaaaattttcaatacaatatgaagaatgaaaatattttttcaagatGTTTTCgtgttttttcaaaaaaatga
- the PmUG01_12048700 gene encoding conserved protein, unknown function has product MIKKRKLKVDSRSKRIPLEKEEELKTKSDDNSGENEQEDKLFKLGASKNLKLLQNIRLKKKGINAENLSYESKILEKDEKENKLLEKQFTKNITEKEIEEAHIESFIKNNMKEFFEEEEHKKKKGEDAKEESYKEEQKQDQGNTINDLYKLSDHLKVKSSINNSEKLNCITGITEMPLPLEIKLKNIEENEKIKRKLLKKAKFMNTKK; this is encoded by the coding sequence ATGATAAAGAAGCGAAAATTAAAAGTCGACAGTAGGAGTAAAAGAATTCCtttagaaaaagaagaagagtTAAAAACTAAAAGCGATGATAATAGTGGAGAAAATGAGCAAGAGGATAAACTATTCAAATTAGGAGCATCAAAGAATCTTAAATTACTTCAAAATATAAGattgaaaaagaaaggaaTAAATGCTGAAAACTTAAGTTATGAATCAAAAATATTAGAGAAagatgaaaaggaaaataaattattggAAAAACAATTTACAAAAAACATTACGGAAAAGGAAATAGAAGAAGCGCATATAGaatcttttattaaaaataatatgaaggAATTTTTTGAAGAAGAGGAacataagaaaaagaaaggagAAGATGCAAAAGAAGAGTCATATAAAGAAGAGCAGAAACAAGATCAGGGAAACACTATCAACgatttgtataaattatcaGACCATTTAAAAGTTAAGAGTTCAATTAACAACTCGGAAAAGTTAAATTGTATTACAGGAATAACTGAAATGCCTTTACctttagaaataaaattgaaaaatattgaagaaaatgaaaaaatcaaaagaaaacttttaaaaaaagcaaaatttatgaacacaaaaaaataa
- the PmUG01_12048500 gene encoding zinc finger protein, putative: MVYATLLSEEDLSRFRTKQCKRLLNGGCNFGLDRCQYSHNEFWNRRCPFYLSDSSFIRYITVMCPDVETKSDGSINSLCLRGGECPFAHSSEEILYHPLYYKTKRCEDYKKGSCNTYYCPFIHGLAETRVPGSYKLPFTNGINIPNIPNIIIVDKIDISNKSSCVSMNDNNKYVKNGSSIIKKRSDLLIDDMTENETNYNKLNCIALSAYSSKDSISNKNDSCKMSVCKDSLSFNENLLNYSEEDIKLNLFNHSPLDRSLHRYTGKNELMYSINSFANYDSSSIGNNTTTISNINSVSMNNIGGSIYSGMGNGFGSEIEVNAINTTVLNSIKGNVNTLNNTRRSPSMMNCANYNELICREINGIGNNNTSSKGSNDLSSKSNLCANFTDKIYTNENFNKSFNILKDKQNYSSCSTAEHEISFNEQEVTSDDVIDDEEDDLETDENLNTRISNKNKDVDIINNNGSNQFSCSSNSLDEDKHSNEVNLLEVIKCLKSLYGKIIKGNLVFSPEQWDNIAQITYEIIGVVEFNRVLKLKRTTDRTKNYIYNRNKEFTFDKLKKMDINTRRMTGSNSQGTKGQDGHEEGSAVVDANLCADLVTKMGAQIIGENVDAGTKEDIDVDIDAGMDSDNDADVDMEVERWNLANQEEVLKTPKGHMYEIMEFGTEKDKKMISVQSDNKREETNAINGTTDITEEGYLINLYNEKLKENYLGEKSELDLLAMKSKFRTTQLNLNNEKTNTKDSHFLEYYNLNKNSLSFTKTKDNCEKASSHQPFMSFFSFLSE; this comes from the coding sequence ATGGTGTATGCAACTCTGTTGAGTGAAGAGGACCTCAGTCGCTTTCGAACAAAGCAATGCAAAAGACTGTTGAACGGAGGTTGTAATTTCGGACTAGATAGATGCCAATATAGCCATAACGAATTTTGGAATAGAAGATGTCCCTTCTATTTAAGTGATTCATCTTTTATTCGTTATATAACAGTAATGTGTCCAGATGTAGAAACAAAGAGTGATGGTTCAATAAACAGTTTATGCTTAAGAGGAGGTGAATGCCCTTTTGCACATTCGTCTGAAGAGATTTTATATCATCCGCTTTATTATAAAACGAAGAGATGTGAAGATTATAAGAAAGGATCATGTAATACTTACTACTGTCCATTTATTCACGGTCTAGCTGAAACGAGAGTCCCAGGATCATATAAGTTACCTTTTACTAATGGCATTAACATACCGAATATACCGAATATAATTATCGTTGATAAAATAGATATAAGCAATAAGAGTAGTTGTGTGTCCATGAATGACAATAATAAGTATGTGAAGAATGGTTCATCAATAATTAAGAAGAGAAGTGATTTACTTATAGATGATATGACGGAAAATGAAACTaactataataaattaaattgtaTTGCATTGAGTGCTTACTCTTCTAAAGATTCTATATCAAACAAAAATGATTCATGTAAAATGAGTGTTTGTAAAGattctttatcttttaacGAGAATTTACTAAATTATTCTGAGGaggatataaaattaaatctATTTAATCACAGCCCTCTTGACAGAAGCTTACACAGGTATacaggaaaaaatgaattaatgtATTCTATTAATTCATTTGCAAACTATGATAGCAGTAGTATTGGTAACAACACAACAACaataagtaatataaatagtGTAAGTATGAACAACATCGGAGGTAGTATCTACAGTGGAATGGGGAATGGGTTTGGAAGTGAAATAGAAGTAAATGCAATCAATACTACTGTTCTGAACAGTATCAAAGGGAATGTGAACACACTTAATAATACTCGTCGTTCTCCTAGTATGATGAATTGTGCAAATTACAATGAGCTAATTTGTAGGGAAATAAATGGAattggtaataataatacatcaTCAAAGGGTAGCAATGACTTATCGTCCAAATCAAATTTGTGTGCTAATTTTACGGATAAGATATATACCAAcgaaaattttaacaaaagcTTTAACATTCTAAAAGATAAACAGAATTATTCAAGTTGTAGTACAGCTGAGCATGAAATTAGCTTTAACGAACAAGAGGTTACAAGTGATGATGTAATTGACGATGAGGAAGACGACCTAGAAACtgatgaaaatttaaatactcgaatttcaaataaaaataaagatgtagacataataaataataatggtagTAATCAATTCAGTTGTAGTAGTAACAGTTTGGATGAAGATAAGCATAGTAATGAAGTTAATCTGTTAGAAGTTATTAAATGTCTGAAAAGTTTATATggtaaaattattaaggGAAATTTAGTCTTTTCTCCTGAACAGTGGGATAATATTGCCCAAATTACTTACGAAATTATAGGTGTAGTTGAGTTCAATAgggttttaaaattaaagagaACTACAGACAGaacgaaaaattatatctatAATAGGAATAAAGAATTTACTTTCGACAAGTTGAAAAAGATGGATATAAATACCAGGAGGATGACGGGGAGTAATAGTCAAGGCACGAAGGGACAAGATGGACATGAAGAAGGGTCAGCAGTTGTTGATGCAAACCTATGTGCAGATTTAGTCACAAAAATGGGTGCACAAATAATAGGGGAAAATGTCGATGCAGGTACAAAAGAGGATATAGATGTTGATATAGATGCTGGAATGGATTCGGATAATGATGCGGACGTAGATATGGAAGTAGAACGATGGAACCTTGCAAATCAGGAAGAAGTACTGAAAACTCCTAAGGGACACATGTACGAAATTATGGAATTTGGCACggaaaaggataaaaaaatgataagtGTTCAATCGGATaataaaagagaagaaaCGAATGCTATAAATGGTACAACGGATATTACAGAAGAAggttatttaataaatttatataatgagaaattaaaagaaaattatttaggGGAAAAAAGTGAATTAGATTTACTAGCCATGAAATCGAAATTCCGTACGACTCAGTTAAACTTGAATAACGAAAAGACGAACACAAAAGATTCTCATTTTTTGGAATATTACaacttaaataaaaacagttTAAGCTTTACAAAAACGAAGGATAATTGTGAAAAAGCTTCTTCACATCAGCCTTTcatgtcttttttttcatttctatctgagtaa
- the LRR14.1 gene encoding leucine-rich repeat protein, putative has translation MDNFNSLDLSYKEYGNMQTFYEANDSLSGESNEESDTSDKRKGLNDNLNNDESSRVEKYIKLENTIKIWAGTNEIINFKKKDVLDLNKTIYKYNNKEINVSNNSKFLNINNNNLDDLSFLNDLLGHIYQQKGMESSINYSNIISLDVSFNNLVEINNNLLMLNNLKILYLHSNKLENINEIKKLQSLPKLKKLTVENNPIMDLYNKFYRPFVIHYVPQIKSLDFHDITKVEKNKSDIAFNTHKYRFNLE, from the exons ATGGATAACTTCAATTCTTTAGATTTAAGTTACAAGGAATATGGGAATATGCAAACATTTTACGAAGCTAATGATTCTTTG AGTGGAGAAAGCAATGAGGAATCAGATACTTCTGATAAAAGAAAAGGCTTAAAcgataatttaaataatgatgaaAGCAGTAGggttgaaaaatatattaaattagaaaatactataaaaatatgggCTGGtacaaatgaaataattaatttcaaaaaaaaggatgtaCTCGacttaaataaaacaatttacaaatataataataaagaaattaatgTATCTAATAAttccaaatttttaaatataaataataataatttagatGATTTGAGCTTTTTGAATGATCTTTTAGGTCATATATATCAACAAAAAGGTATGGAGTCATCTATTAATTATTCcaatattatatcattagacgtttcttttaataatttagtagaaataaataataacttgCTTATGTTAAATAATCTTAAAATCTTATACCTACattcaaataaattagaaaacATTAACGAAATTAAGAAACTCCAATCCTTGCCCAAGCTAAAAAAACTGACAGTCGAAAATAACCCGATTATGGatctatataataaattttatcg ACCCTTTGTAATTCACTACGTACCTCAAATTAAATCTTTAGATTTTCATGATATTACTAAAGTTGAGAAGAACAAATCGGATATAGCTTTTAACACACACAAATACAGATTTAATTTGgaatga